The following is a genomic window from Actinomycetota bacterium.
CCCAGACACGGTGGCGCGGACCGGCTCTGCCGCCGGGAGCACGATATCGACCGCGGAGGTCGCGTGGGTGCCTCGTCCGCGGCTGGGGAGGATCTCGTGCGCGGCCACATCAGGGGTCAGCGGGATCGGGCGCGGGCCGTTCGCCTGGTGGAACCCGATCAGGACCGGTGCCGGGGCCGGTTCGACCAGCTGGACGCCGTCGACCGTCGCGAACGGCTCGATGACCGGGTCGGGGGCCGGTGACCTCGGCATCCCGTTGCTGGCATCCACCCACAGCGCCTGTGCCTCGACGACGCTCGGTCGGGCAGCCGCGGTCCGATCGACGGCGGCCGGGAGGCTGAGGGCCGCGGCGAGCACCGGAGCGAGCCCAGCGATCGCGTAGCGGTTGACGCGGGGCCGGGTGTACACGGCTGCGAACGCGTCGTGGGGAGGGCGTGCGGGCACGGCGTCGCTCCGGGGCGTCGTGGCATGGGGGAGGGTTGCGCGACCGAGACGGTGGGTATCGGCTCGGTAACCGACGGACCGAAGGACACGTTGCCGTCTGGGCGCTGAGCGCCCGGGAACGTACCGGGCGGGTTCTCCGTCGCCCAACAGGCCTCGCCGTGGCGCCACGCTGCTACGCCCCACTGGCGGGTCGCTTGACCTCGATGTGGACGTGGGGGCCCGGATCGCCCTCGACGTAGCGATCGACGTGGGAGCGGAAGGGGAAGAAGTTCGCGGCGCCAGCCACCACCGTGCGCCCCGCCTGCACCCGCTGCCCGGGGCGCACGCGGACGTCCGTGAGGTGGATCAGCACGACCCGCAGGTCGAGTCGACCGGCAGGGGCGATCTCGACCCGCGTGTCGGGGTGACGTCCGTACAGCTGGTAATGCTCCACCAGCGTGACGGTGCCGTCGATCAGGCTCGCCACCGGCGTCCCGGGCGGGAGCGCAACGTCCACCGCGGACGTGGCCGGGTTGGTGCGGCCTCGCGACGACAGCACCACGTAGCCGACGCCGTCACGGTCGGGCGGCGGACGGAACTTGGTGGTGTTGTCGTTCGCCAGCAGAGATCCCGCCGGCGTCAGCGGCAGCGCGTCGGCGAACGCGGCCTCGTGGAATCCCACCAAGCGCACCTGGTCGCTGGGCAGGACCAGCTGCAGATCGGCGTACGAGGCGAACGCGGTGCTGGTCGTCGTGGTGGTGGCTCCCGCCGAGCGCGGCTGGCCAACGTCGCTGACATCGAGGCGTCCGCCTTGCGCGGCGGCGAGCGGCGGTCGCCGCGTGGCCGTCCGCTCCCCGACCGACGCACCCAGAGCCACGGAGCCGGCCACGGCAGCCGCCACCGCGACCACCGCACCCAGCTGCCGCAGCCGGAACCGGCGACGCCGTCGTCGCACCCGGGCCTCGCCCGGAGCGCTCATCCTGTCGAGCGTCGCCGCGCCGACCTGCAACCGGGTGTGCGCCGCGAAGGACTCGGCCAGGCTCGCAGGCTCGCTCGGTCGCGTCACGCTGATCGTCCTGCGTGCGACGGATGGGATCGGCGCGGACCTTAGTCGCAGCACCACGCGACCCGGCGAACTTCTCTCACACGGCGCGGCGTGAGGACGCCTCGGCGAGCAGTTCCTGGGCATGGGCGACACCGGCGTCCCGTCCCGCCCCGCCGGACAACATGCGGGCGAGCTCCGCTGGCCGGTCCGCCCCCTGCACCGACCGTGACGTGGTGACCGTCCGCCCGCCACGGATCCCCTTCTCGACGACGTGGTGAACGTCCGCGAACGCCGCCAGCTGCGGTAGGTGTGTGACGCACAAGACCTGGCGACCGTCGACGGCCAGGCGGGCGAGCTTCTCACCCACTGCCATGGCGGTGGCCCCGCCGATCCCGGCGTCGACCTCGTCGAAGACGAGCACGCGGGCGTCTTCGACGTCGGCCAGCGCGACCTCCACCGCCAGCGCCACTCGCGACCGTTCTCCGCCCGACGCTGCCTCACCCAGCGGCCGAGGCGGCTCGCCGGGGTTCGCGGCCAGCTCGATCGAGACCCGATCGCAACCGTGCGGGCCCGGCTGTTGGCGGTCCTCGACGCTGATCCGCACCCGGGCGTGCGCCATCCCCAGGTCGGCCAGGTGCCCCTCGATCGCCTCGGCCAGTCGTGACGACGCGGCGTCGCGGCCACGGTGGAGCTCGCCGGCGATGCGGTGCACCTGCGATCCCAGATCGGCCTCGCGCTCGGCGAGTGCGGTCACCGACTCCTCGTGGCGCGACAGTTCCGCCAGGCGGGCACGTGCCTGCGCGGAGTAGTCCAGCACCCCGGGCACGTCCGCCCCGTACTTGCGGGTCAGGTCGGCCAGGAGGCGTTCACGCCGGCGGAGCTGGTCGAGGTGGAACGGGTCGGCCTCGACGGTCTCGGCGTACGTACGCAGCTCGCCGCGCACGTCCGCGAGCTCCGCGGCGATCGCTTCGGTCCTCTCGCCTAACGCGTCGAGGTGTGGGTCGTGGCCGGCAGCCCGCCGCAATGCGGTCACGGCCACGCCCACCGGGTCGTCGGCGCCGTCCTCACCGAGCGCCGCGGCGGCCTGTCCGGCCGCGCTCGCCAGCTGCTCGGCATGTTCCAGACGGGCACGCTCCTCCCCCAGCTCGGCGTCCCGCTGCGGGTCCAGTCCGGCCGCTTCGATCTCCGCGAGCTCGTGGGCGAGCCGGTCGTGTTCACGGGCCCGTTCCCGGGCGTCAGCGAGGAGCGACGCCCGCTGTCCGCTGACGTCCTGCCACGCCGTCCACGCGGCCCGGTAGGCCGCCAGCGTTCGT
Proteins encoded in this region:
- a CDS encoding M23 family metallopeptidase: MPARPPHDAFAAVYTRPRVNRYAIAGLAPVLAAALSLPAAVDRTAAARPSVVEAQALWVDASNGMPRSPAPDPVIEPFATVDGVQLVEPAPAPVLIGFHQANGPRPIPLTPDVAAHEILPSRGRGTHATSAVDIVLPAAEPVRATVSGTVVAANRYALYGQTMDDLVEIVPDANPAIRVRVLHLADLQVTPGQHVVAGETVVAATARTLPFGSQVDTVVGQRLPHVHVEVVR
- a CDS encoding M23 family metallopeptidase gives rise to the protein MTRPSEPASLAESFAAHTRLQVGAATLDRMSAPGEARVRRRRRRFRLRQLGAVVAVAAAVAGSVALGASVGERTATRRPPLAAAQGGRLDVSDVGQPRSAGATTTTTSTAFASYADLQLVLPSDQVRLVGFHEAAFADALPLTPAGSLLANDNTTKFRPPPDRDGVGYVVLSSRGRTNPATSAVDVALPPGTPVASLIDGTVTLVEHYQLYGRHPDTRVEIAPAGRLDLRVVLIHLTDVRVRPGQRVQAGRTVVAGAANFFPFRSHVDRYVEGDPGPHVHIEVKRPASGA
- the recN gene encoding DNA repair protein RecN; translation: MIDELHIAGLGVIEDVTLRLSPGLTVVTGETGAGKTMVVTALQLLLGDRADTSLVRIGSEAAGVEARLTPVPPNAVAGGWATPDAPELIISREILPGRADASGGRSRVRIGGRLAAVSALADVLGEFVDVHGQGAHVRLGRSGVARTLLDRYAGAPHARTLAAYRAAWTAWQDVSGQRASLLADARERAREHDRLAHELAEIEAAGLDPQRDAELGEERARLEHAEQLASAAGQAAAALGEDGADDPVGVAVTALRRAAGHDPHLDALGERTEAIAAELADVRGELRTYAETVEADPFHLDQLRRRERLLADLTRKYGADVPGVLDYSAQARARLAELSRHEESVTALAEREADLGSQVHRIAGELHRGRDAASSRLAEAIEGHLADLGMAHARVRISVEDRQQPGPHGCDRVSIELAANPGEPPRPLGEAASGGERSRVALAVEVALADVEDARVLVFDEVDAGIGGATAMAVGEKLARLAVDGRQVLCVTHLPQLAAFADVHHVVEKGIRGGRTVTTSRSVQGADRPAELARMLSGGAGRDAGVAHAQELLAEASSRRAV